A segment of the Erythrobacter sp. F6033 genome:
ACGTGATCATCATGATGGGAGGGTTTTGTCACTACACTCTCGAAAGGTATCTTCTGCCAATTGAGCTGCGCGATGTTTCGAATGCGCCGGTCGAACGACTGTTGAAGTCTGATCTGGAAGGCGACGAAGCCGATTTGATTGTCACTACTGATCGATTTGTCGATCTTGCTGCGCACCAAGAAGCGGCAGATAAAGCTTTCGCAGCGCTATCCGCCAACGATATCGACGCGTATCTCTCCATCGCACTCGAAGACTACGATGCGCAAAAGCGGGATGACGAGAGAGACAGATGGGAAAGGGAGGATACTGCCGACGCGATTGCGGAATTCGGCCAGGTGAAAGGAGTTTTTCTCTCAGCATGGCGTGACGCAGGCATGGCGGAGGATACCTTTGAACAGGCGAGTTTTGTTTCCAAAGTTGATCTGGATTTCGAAGATTTGGGTATGCGTAGTCCCGCACGATATTTCCATTGTCGCTGCCCTGATGAAGGCTGCGAAGAGCGCTTTCCGGTGATGTCAGTTGATGCAACAAATGCCCACGACCGTCCATTCGTCTGCGTGGAAACTAATTCTGACGGATCAGAAGCAAACGACGCCGTCGAGGCCCGCTTTCGGTACTCTTCTACGCACTTCGCTGAACCATTGAGCGATGAATAGTAATCGTAAGTGCAATTAGAAGTCTGAGCGTCCGGTCGCAGAAAGGCGACCGGACGCTCATCTTTCATACGCTTATCAGCCCCGGTCGACGGAGATGTTGCCCGGGCCGAAGGCTGCGACAGCGAACATGCCGCCTGCAATCGCAAGGTTCTTAAGGAACAACGTCATTTCGATCTGCTGGCTGAAGTCATTGTGGAAAATGACAGCGGTCAGCACGGTGAAGATACCAAGAGCAAAAGCTGCGTAACGCGCCTTGTATCCCACAGCGAGAAGCAATCCGCCGCCGATTTCAAGGGCGACTGTCGCGAAATAGACCAATTCCGGGAATGGCAGGCCGACAGAGGCGATATAGCCCACCGTGCCTTCCATGCCGGTAAGTTTGTTGACGCCGGCGAGGATGAAGAGAGCGGCCAGCAAGAGGCGACCGATCAGGGCGAAGATGTTTTGCATTCGTGTGTTCATGGTGGCTCTCCTTAAGCGCTTGAAATTCAGGCGGCGACTTCGGCAACTTTGGCGTGTGCAGCGGCGATCTTTGCTTCGCCATCTGCACCCATGATGCCATCGGCTGCGATCAACTCAACATCTTTGATGCCGAGAAAGCCGAGGAAGAATGTCAGCCAACTGGTCGCGAAGTCCATATCGCTACCAACAGGAGTGCCGCCGGATGCGACGGTGATGAAGGCCTTCTTGCCTTCGAGCAAACCGACAGGGCCGTTTTCGGTATACTTGAACGTGGTCCCGGCGCGGGCAACCATATCGGCCCATGCTTTGACGGTGGCGGGAACGCCGAAATTGTAGATCGGGGCTGCGATGACGATGGTATCTGCAGCCATTAATTCCGCGATCAAAGTGTCAGAGAAATGCGCCAGGTCTTGCTGATCGGGAGTGCGATCTTCCGCTGGTGTAAGGTTCGCCTCAAACCGGTTTGCCGAAACGAACGGGACATCGTTTTTGGAAAGATCGCGGGTCGTGACGCTGGCCCCGGATTTGGCGGCGAGGCCTTTGACAAGCGCCGTGCCAAGCGCGTTCGAGACGCTTTCATCGCCGCGGATGGAAGCCGAGATATGCAGAATGTTGGACATGGGAATTCTCCTGAAATGGAATCTGAAAAAGGTGAGCAAGCCGGAGAGGGGGATCCGGCTGGCTCTGGGGATTATGCGGCGTCTACGAGCACCACTTCGCTGTCTTCGAGAGCGGTAATAGTCACGCTCTCCAGCTGGGTGATTGCAACGCCGTCGCGGGCATTGGCGGTTACGTCATCGACCTTCACGGATCCGACGGCTGGCACCAGATAAAGGTGACGGTCGGCGGATTTCGGCGTGTAGGTGACGCTTTCACCGGCTTTGATCGTTGCGCCGAGCACGCGGGCATCGGTGCGGATTGGCAGAGCGCCTTCGGCCCGGTCATTGTCATTCGCGGTGCTGGTGGCCAGCGGCACGAATTGACCTGCACGATCGCCTTTCGGAAACGCCTTTGCGCCCCAGCTTGGCTCACCGCCGCGCTCATCGGGAATGATCCAGATCTGGAACAGGGTCGTTTCCTCATCCTCCAGATTGTATTCCGAATGGCGCACGCCGTTGCCTGCACTCATCACTTGCACATCGCCCGCCTCGGTGCGGCCTTCATTGCCCATGCTGTCGCGGTGGGTGATGGCCCCTTTGCGAACATAGGTGATGATTTCCATGTCCTCGTGCGGGTGGGTGGGGAAACCCTGGCCCGGTGCGATGGCATCATCATTCCAGACGCGCAGATTGCCCCAGTTCACGCGGGCAGGATCGTGATAGCTCGCAAAGGAAAAGTGATGATACGCATCGAGCCAACCGTGATTGGCGGCGCCAAGGGTGTTGAATGGACGAAGTTCGATCATTGTCTGTCTCCTGTTGAAGCGGAGGAGCCTGTCTGGCCCGCTTCGTTGAGTGGGAGATAGGCGGTATAAGTCATCCTGATAACTGCGATAAAACTTGCCAAAATGTTCTGATTATCCGAACATATGGCATGAGGTTAGGCGATCCCACTCTTGATCAGTTGCGCATATTCCTAAGCGTCGTGGAGCATGGCAGCTTTGGCGGAGCGGCGCGGGCGACGAACCGGGCAGTTTCGGCCATCAGTTACGGGATCGCGCAATTGGAGGCGCAGTTGGCTGTGTCGCTTTTTGAACGGGAGGGTTCGCGCAAACCTGTGCTGACGGAAGCGGGCGAGGGGCTGCTGGCAGAGGCGCGTTCGGTGACGGACCGGGTCGATGCGCTGCTCGCCAAAACGCGTTCGCTCCATGCCGGGCTGGAAAGCGATCTGGGGCTGGTCCTTGATGTGATGCTGCCCGGCGAAGTGACTGCGCGCGTGCTAGGCGAATTTCGCCGGATGTTTCCGACCGTCGCGCTCAAACTCAACATCGAAGGGTTGGGAGCCGTTGCGGAATGCTTGCTGGATGACCGTGCGCAAGTGGCCATCGGTGGTCCCGTAATCGGAGATCATCCTTCCCTTGAGCGCCAGCATATCGGGGGGGTTGAACTGCTTCCGGTGGCGGCGCCCGATCACCCGCTTGCCGCAAAAAGCATCGCGCCGGGCGAAAGCCGGAAGCACCTGCAGCTTGTGCTCGCGGACAGATCAGACCTTACGCAGGGCCGCGAGTTTTCTGTGCTGAGCCCGCTGACATGGCGGCTGGGCGATCTCAGTGCAAAACACTCGCTGCTGAAAGAAGGGCTGGGCTGGGGCAATATGCCGCGCGCCATGGTAGCCGATGATCTTAAAGAGGGGCGGTTGGTGGAGCTTGATCTGCCCGAAAAGCCGGGCGATCATTACCCGCTTAGCGCGCTATGGCGCCGGGATGACCGTTTGGGCCCAGCAGCAAGCTGGCTGATTGATGCGTTCCGCGACGGACTCGCTGACTAGGCGGGTTTCATCTGGCGAGCGACCATCGGGATGTGACGGACCAATGCGGTGAGCCGCCAAAGAAAACCCCAAACCACTCCGAGGAAAATCCAGAACCCGAAAGCGTAGGGATCGCGCGCCAGATTTCGCAGCATTACGTCTAGCTCGCCCCAAAACGCGCCCAGTACGACAAAGCTGAGCAACGCGCCTACCGCTCCCATAAATGGCACAGCCAGATTAGAGAGCCAGCCGATACCGCGTCGCTGCATCAGCCCCTCAACTGGGACGAACAGGATCAATGCAATGATATAGGCCGGGATCAGGCCAAGTATCGGGACCAGCAGCAATAGAGCCGTTGCAGGTTCGCTTGCGGTTGCGACGATAAGGACGATCGGCGCACAAAAGAACAAAGTGCACGCGACGCAGCGGGCCAGAAAAAAGAGCACCCGTTTGCTCTATCTGTCCTCGCGCAGCCACGCGATCGCGGCGGGTTTGGAATCGAAAAATTCGACCTTCAGACCATCGCTCAGCCGTTTGTATTGCAGCGTAGTCAGCGGGGAGGCGCCCATGATGGCAATGCGCTTGAGACCGAATTTCTGCGACGTCAGCAGGTGATCGCGGATCGCATCACCGGTTTCGCGATCTTGCGGAACAAAATCGGTAAAATCGACAAGTGCATAGATCGGCGCTCTCGCTTTCAGCAGTGGGACGCAGGCCGCATTCACTTCCTCAAAGTAAGGCTGGATCGTTTCGACGTTGTAGAACCCGCCAACGGCAGAGTGCACTTCGCAGTGTTGCTGGATCAGGTCGATATTATGATACGGTGTGATTTTGCTCATATGTGCCTCAACATCAATTCGCGCGTAGCCATTCGAGAGCGTCTGCGCGATCATGAAAAAATTCGATTTCCATCGTTTTGGACACGCGCCGGATTTGCTGTTTCACCAGCATCGAAGAATACAGCACAGCCATCTTGCGAACACCCAGATTGGCCGAGCCGACCTGAGTTTCTTCGATGATGCTGGCAATTTCGCGCGGCTGAACGGCAAAATTGCGCATATCCGCGATCACCCGGAAGCCTTCGCTATCTTCGATCAGCGGTTGTGATGCCTTAAACAAAGCTTTCTGAAGCGCGCGCGATGTCGGTTCGTCGAAGAGTCCTTCAACGGTCCAATGCACTTCGCGCCGCTCGATATGCGGTACGACTGAAAAGCTGGCGTCCAACGTGTCCATGCGCCGAGCTTTACGGCAAATGTGTAAAGTTACCGTATACTTGGAAAGTCGATATTAACCCTAAGGTCCGAACCGTATCGCATCGTCGCCGGCTTCCCAGGGCGCAAATTTCGGCATTACCGCTTTGAACAGGTCCGAGGAGAGGTGATCCTCTAGCCACGCCTGAATGTGCGGGATCGGCTGTTCATCGAACCAGTCGCGGTTCGTATTCGCGAACTGCCGGATAAACGGAAACAGCGCGATATCGGTGAGTGTGCGTTTGGCTCCGCATAGCTGCGCGTGGCGCGCCAACCCCATATCGAGATCTTGCAGGATCGCGAGGCCTTCTGTGCGGTGATCCACTTTCCCCTGGTCGGGATCATCGGTGTAGCGCGTGGGGTATTTGTAGCGATCGAGGTGATGCTTGAAAGCGCCGTCATTCCCGTTGATCAGCGCCGCATTATCCCCATCCAGCCAGCCTTCGGGATCGTTCTGAGCGAGCGCCCAGCGCATGATTGCGATGCTTTCATCAATAACGGTTCCGTCTTCGAGCACCAGCACAGGCACAGTCGCCTTGGGCGAAGCCTCGGCAAGTTGCGGCGGTTTGTTGGCCAGCTTAACCTCGCGCAATTCGACGGTGATGCCCGCGATCCAAAGCGCCATTCGCGCGCGCATCGCATAGGGGCAGCGGCGAAAGGAATAGAGGACGGGCAGGGCGCTCATTCACCGCCCCTTTGCGAATTTGCATCGGGCGAAAGGCCTTGCGGGAAGTTCGCTTCCCATCCGCCATCGGACAGTTTGGCCGTGTCATTTTGTGCGCCTTTGGGGCTTGCCCCCACATGCGTTTCGCCGCGCTGTTTGGCGAGTTGCTGCTGACGTTGGCGTTCGGCATAGCGGGCGCGCTGTTCCTCGCCGCGCTCGTGGATGCAATGCGGGCAGCTGATGCCCGGAGCGTAATCGTCCGACGCCATCTCTTCCTCGGTCAATGGCATGCGGCAGGCAAAGCATTGGCCGTATGATCCGAGCTCCAGCCCGTGCTTCACGGCAACGCGTTGGTCAAAGACGAAGCATTCGCCTTCCCATTTGCTGTCTTCTTCGGGCACCGTTTCGAGATATTTCAGGATGCCGCCTTTCAGGTGGAAGACATCCTCAATCCCCTCTGCGCGCAGAAAGCTGGTCGATTTTTCACAGCGAATGCCCCCAGTGCAGAACATCGCGACCTTCTTTTTGCCCTCAAGCAATTCTTCGCGGTGTTCGCGGAACCATGTCGGAAATTCGCGGAAAGACTTGGTTTTCGGATCAACCGCCCCTTCGAATGTGCCAACCGCGACTTCATAATCGTTGCGGGTGTCGATCACGATCGTGTCAGGATCGCTGATAAGATCGTTCCAATCCTCTGGCGCGACGTAGCGGCCCACACTGTTCAGCGGGTCAATATCCGGTTCGCCCATGGTAACGATTTCGCGTTTCAGCCGCACCTTCATCCGGTTGAAGGGCATTTCGTCGGCGTGGCTGAATTTCACATCAAATTCGGCGCACCCGGGCAGGGAGCGGATATGATCCAGCACCGCTTTGATCGCATCCGGTGCGCCTGCGATGGTGCCGTTCACGCCTTCCGGGGCCAGCAGGATAGTGCCCTTCGTACCGGCGCCCTCACACACTTCCTGCAAGGGCAATTGATGCACAGCGGGATCGTCAAAAGGCGCGAAGCAATACAGCGCGGCAACTTGGATAGGGGCGTCAGTCATGCGGCGCTCTTTAGTCGATTGGCATATGGCGAGACAATGGGTTAGCTTCTCAGCCGATGTCGATTGCCGCGCTCTTATTGATGCTCGCCCCTGCTGCGCAGGACGATGCTCCAGCTGAGACCTCGAGTCAGTCGGCGCGCGAGGCGTCGCGTTGCGACATGTTTCCGGCGGCGGTGCCCGATAGCCGAACCTACGGCGGCGCGTCGGACTGCTATCTGAAAGACATTCGGGCAAAGCCGCTTTGGCGCGATCTGCCGGACAAGCACATTCAAACCATGCGCTTTACCTTTTTGCATGGGCACTTGTTCTTTTTCCGCACTGTCCAGATTGAAACACGCGCCAATGGCAAGGGAAGGTTGGTCCTGAAGGGCGAGAACTTCCGGATGAAAAACCGCCTAAAGAATGGCCTTATCCGATCCCGCTATGTCCCGCTTTCAGTCGAGGATATGCAGCGGATCGAAACACTCGTCGCGGCATCGGGGACGTTCGATCACGACATTGGCACTTGGGATGGTGACGAGCTGTATCTGCATTGCCAGACGCTCGATATGGAGCGCGCCAATGCGGATGGATACCGATTTTCCAGCATCAATATCGGTTGCAACCACCCGGCGAAGCTAATGCCGCTCGTCGAAGAGGTTGCACGGCTGGCTAAGCTGAAATGGGATCAGGGCGTCTATCGTTAGGCGATGCGCGTGCTCAATAACGCGAGTTTTTGCACGAGTTCTTGCATCGCTTCACTGCTAGGTTGACGGCTCACCTTTTTCGCAGGCTTTGCGGTGAAGCCTTGTTTGGGTGCCTTTCTTTAAAACCGTGATGGGTTGGCCGATTTTGCATTCTGAAACCGACCTTGAATTTATGCTGCTTCTATACTCGGTGCCGTTTTCATCTTTGGAAATGATATACGACCAACCACCTCGGTTATGAACTCCGCCACCCACGCGAACCAGAGTGTGTACTTCTTCAACCTCTGGCCGTTCGTCAAATAGCAAGTGCGGTCCACCAACAACAGCGAGGACCACCAACCCAAATCCTGCGAACAATGCGGAAAGGCACACCCAAGGCGGCAAGGACCAGAACTTGTTGCTTAGTTCACGAAAGTAGAAGTCTATTCTCAAATCCGCGTGACCCAGCCATGTTTGTCCTCAACGCGGCCATGCTGCAGATCGACCAGACGCTCGCGCATTTTGTTGGCCATCTGGCCAATGCCGCCGGTGCCGATTGTGAACTCGCCCGCTGGTGAGGCCACTGTGCCGACAGGAGTAACGACCGCCGCCGTGCCGCAGGCGAGAGTTTCGAGCAGCGTCCCGTTCTCCGCTTCTTCGCGCCATTGCTGGATCGAATAGGGCTCTTCGCGCACGTCGAGGCCTTCTTCGCGCAGCATCGCGATCAGGCTGTCGCGGGTGATGCCCGGCAGGATTGTCCCCGTCAGTTCAGGCGTAATCACGCTGCCATCGGATCGGATGAAGAACAGGTTCATCCCGCCCAGTTCCTCGACCCATTTCTTCTCAATCGCGTCCAAGAACACGACTTGATCGCAGCCTTGGGCAATCGCCTCTGCCTGAGGAACCAGAGAGGCGGCGTAATTGCCGCCAGTCTTCGCCGCGCCGGTGCCGCCGGGGGCCGCGCGGACATAGTCCTGTGACACCCAGATTTTCACCGGATTGACGCCGTTTTTGAAGTAATTGCCCGACGATACGAGGATCACCACGAACTTGTACTGCGTCGCGGGCCGCACGCCCAGAAACGCCTCGGATGCGAACATAAACGGGCGGATATAGAGCGACCCGCCTTCGACAGCAGGCATCCAGTCCGCGTCTGTTTCTACGGCCAGCTTCACAGCGTCGAGAAACAGCTCTTCGGGAATTTCCGGCATCGCCATGCGTCGCGCGCTGGCATTAAAGCGCCGCGCGTTTTCTTCGGGCCGGAACAGCGACAATCCGCCATCCGCATGGGGAAAGGCTTTCATACCTTCGAAAATTTCCTGCGCGTAATGAAGCACACTGGCCGCCGGATCTAAGCTGATCGCTTCGCGCGGTCCGATCTTTGCGCTGTGCCAGCCGCCCTTTGCCGCGTCATAGTCAATCGTGACCATGTGATCGGTGAACACAGTGCCAAAACCGGGGTCTGCAATCGCCGCTTTGCGCACATTGTCATGTGTCGGGGCGGGGTGAGGGATGCGTGTGAAATTCATGCGTGGGCAGATAATGGGGTGCGGCGCATCGGGCAAGTGAAGCTTGCACGAGAGAGAACGCGGGTTGATAGTGCCGAGCGCGATCTATCGATGTTTGCGGACTGGGGGAATGACAATGAGACATGTTTTTGTGAGCGCTGCAGTGCTTTGTCTGGCGAGTTGTGGCGGAAGCATTGATGCCCCGTCAGAAGCAGAAGATGCATCGGATCAGGAACGGCTTCCCGCCGAGCAAGCTGATCTGAACCAGCCCGAAGCCCCGGATCAGGCGGTGGGCGATGCAAAAACGCCTGGCGACAGTCTGGATATGACCTGTGATTATCCCGTGAAAGCTGGCGACACGCTGGAAAGCCTTCAGTCGCGCCTTGGCGATAATTTTTCAGCCGCTGCGATTAGCATTGGAGAGGGATTTACCGCGCCCGGAGCTATTCTCTGGCCGAATGATCCCGAGCGTAGGATGGAAGTCGTGTTCTCAGAAGAGACCGCCGGGACAGCCGAATATGTGCGCTTTGCCGATGAAGCGAAATGGCAAGTTGGAGGATTGGGCATCGGAGACAGCGCCGCGAAGGTGGAGCAGCTTAACGGCGCGCCATTCAACTTTTTCGGTTTTGAATGGGACTATGGCGGAAACCTGTCCGATATGGGCGGCGGTCGCTTGTCGGATCTTGGCGGATGCAGCCCGATACTCAGTCTGAATTTTGAAGATCCTGAATACATAACCCCTGATCAATTCATCGGCGACAGAGCTATCTCTTCCGATGCCGACGGCCTGCCTGCGGATCAATTGACGATCTGGCGGCTTGGCATAACGTTCTAGGGCGCTCGCCCGCTCGTAGTGCTGAAACATGCGAGGAAACGACAAAACAAAAGGGCGGCTCGGCATAATGCGCGAACCGCCCTTCATGGTCAGCGGCCGGAAGTGCCGCTCACGAAACCTCACTCGGTAAGGATAATGTTACCGAATATGCTCCGTAGGGATCTTCACCGACCTCGCTACTGAACCATGAGACATCGGATCACCTCCTTTCGCGCTTGAAAGCCAAGACCTCGCCGTTTCACCGGGGGCCGAAGTTTGCGTTCGCCGCCAACCTCAATCGCAGTTCTGAATCATGTGGAGGGCGGGCACAAGACTTGAATAAATCTTTTCCCGCGTCATAATCTTCGCTCGCCCAAAATCAGGATCGCAAACACCGCCTCGGCAATCGCCGGGGCGTTTTGATTTCGGGGGCTGTTCTGGCGCGGAAATTCGCTCAACTGTGGACAGCGAAAAACGAATCTCTTAACGGCAATCCTCGATCACGCGGGTAACTTCGACCCATGCGGGAAGGTAGAGTGTTCGCTCTCCATCCACAGACACCGCAAAGCGACCCTTTGTAATGGCCATTGCGTCGAGAAAGGTGTCGTTAGGATCGAGGCTGGCAGCCGCTGAAATAGGGGCTTGCGGGCCGCCGCCCGGTATGCTTTGGGCACTCAGGCTGCGCGTTGCCGTTTCGGTTTTGATCGTCATGGTCCGCGGCGTATCCGAAAATTCGGCGACGTCACGCACCAAGGCAACTCGCGGCCCAGTGCAGCGTATAAAGAAAACGGGCCTGGTTGGATTTGTCCCGAAAACCGCCATGCGGCCCCGGCTATTATTGATGTAGGTCCACGTCCCCGGCGTTTGCGGCGCATCCAGATAGTTCGCGTATTGCTGCTCTTGCACGGCTGGCAGCGGCGCGGGCGCTGGTTGCGGAGCGGGCGCCGCCGTTGGCGCGGGTGCGGGCGCCGTTGCAACAGTCTCCGACGCTGGAAGCAACGGCACATCAACCGATGGCACGCAGGCAATGATGAGGGCTGTCGAGGCGGTCAGCGCAATTGCGCCTGCGGTTTTGAGGTAGATCGCTTTCATGCGCCCTAAATGCTCGCTATTGGCTGAAGCGTCCATGACCAAACACGACCAATCCTCGAAAAAATCGGCCAAAGCGCAAAAGAAAGCGCGGGTTGACCACTTGCTGGTCGAAAGAGAGCTGGTGGAAAGCCGCACACGCGCGCAGGCTCTTATTATGGCCGGCGTGGTTTTTGTTGGCGAGGCGAAGGTTGAAAAGCCGGGGCAGCAAGTGCCGTCTGACGCAGTGCTGGAAGTGCGCGGGCGCGATCATCCGTGGGTCAGTCGCGGCGGCATTAAATTGGCACACGCGATCGAGCATTTTGAGCTCGACCCCACAGGTGTGGTCGCGATGGATGTAGGCAGCTCCACTGGCGGTTTTACCGATGTGCTGCTCACAAACGGGGCGAGCCATGTCTTTGCAGTCGATAGCGGGACCAATCAGCTCGCATGGAAACTGCGCCAGGATGACCGCGTCACGGTTTACGAGCAAACCAGCGCGCGCATTCTAACCGCCGATCAGATCGATAAACCGGTCAATTGGGTGGTGTGCGATGCGAGCTTTATCAGCCTGGCCAAAGTGCTTGAGCGACCGCTAGAACTGGCTCAGCCGCAATGCCGTCTGGTGGCGCTGATCAAACCGCAATTCGAGGTCGCGCGCGAAGAAGTGGGCAAAGGCGGGGTGGTTCGCGATCCGGCGCTTCATGCCCGCGTTTGCAATGAAGTTCGCGAATGGCTCCAGGGGCTTGCCTGGGACATCGAAGGCATTGTCGAAAGCCCGATCAGAGGGCCACAAGGCAATGTTGAGTTTCTGATCAGCGCGATCCGCAATGCGTAAAAAGCCGCGAAGCAAATGCTTCGCGGCTTTTCCTATGAGCGACGATTAGACGTCATTCTTGCAGAGTCGCGGGCTATCGCAGCCGCTGTCTGGGAAAGTGGGGGGATTGTACCCGCCTGGAGTGCCGGATGGCGGAATGCGGTTCTCGCGCTCCCATTCGCGGCAGAACTGCTCAACAAACTCCGCCGGCAGATTGTGCTGGTACTGGTAGAGCGGGCAAATTCTCACTTGCGCCAACTCTTCCGCGTTTTCCGGATTTACCGGCATCGAATTCACTGGGCCTGCTATCAAACCAAGGGCTGCGACCCCCATGAAAAGCGTCTTCATAGTACTCTCCCAATATCGTGACACTCAGTTCGAGCATCACTTCGGCTCCTGAAATATTCGATGCAATCGCAATCGAATCAGGATTTAAGAGAGTAAGTTCAGTTTTTGCAATCGCATTGTATTCACGCGACATCAGGTCGGATGCTTGGGTATTCTGCAACTTGAATTGCGAATTCCAGGTGATTGCTAAAGATCCAGCGCCGAAATCTTCGCATCAAGATCAATCGGGATTTGAGAGAGCACTTCGATGCCGCTCTCTTTTTCGTACGCCGCATCGCCATGTTCAGTCACCAGTTCCGCCTGCTTTGAGTCGCGCTGTTTCAGCAGATCCGCGATCTCTTCCCGGTAAAGCGCGACCATTGCCGTGACGAAACGGTTTACGAGGTCATCTTCTGCCGTGTGATCGACGTTAAAGTCGGGCAGGTGATCAATCATAACATCCGCCGGAAACAGGAATTCGTTGGTCACAAAGCGGTTTACGGTGAACCATGCGCGAGGGATGCCGACTGTGTCGATTGAGAGGCCGATCAGGTGGGTCACATGCGCCTTCGCATCTTCGCCTTGGGGAGGCCACACTTTCGGTTCCAATCCTTCGGGCAGTTGAGTCCGGTGGAGGAACAGGTGAAAATGGCCGTGCTCGTCCGCATCGCGCTTTCCCGGCGCGTGGACATGATAATACCAACGCGATTTGCAGTGTTTGTCGCGGGCGTCTTTTTCCGGATAGTGCGTCCAGAAGTTGACTTCGTCTTCGGGCACAACGCGGAGCATTAGCGGGCGTTGTTCCTGCGCCATCTGGGTGATGGTTTCAATTACAGTGAGGGCAGCTTGTTCGAGTGTCATATGTGCGACCTATAAAGCAAAACGGCCGGCGGCAACCAAAGTTGCCACCGGCCGTAAGCTTTACGCAAGAATTGCGTGTATCGTTACCGATTACTCGGCAGCGGCACAGCAACCTTCAGCGGCACAGCATGCAGCTGCACAGCAGCCTTCAGCGGCACAAGCGACTTCTTCAGCAGCTTCGCAAGCAGCTTCAGCAACTTCTTCAGCAGCGGCGCATGCGCTCATTGCGGTTTCGTCAGCAGCGGTTTCAGCAGCATCGTCAGCAGGTGCCGAGCAAGCAGCAGTTGCAACTGC
Coding sequences within it:
- a CDS encoding rhodanese-related sulfurtransferase, with translation MTDAPIQVAALYCFAPFDDPAVHQLPLQEVCEGAGTKGTILLAPEGVNGTIAGAPDAIKAVLDHIRSLPGCAEFDVKFSHADEMPFNRMKVRLKREIVTMGEPDIDPLNSVGRYVAPEDWNDLISDPDTIVIDTRNDYEVAVGTFEGAVDPKTKSFREFPTWFREHREELLEGKKKVAMFCTGGIRCEKSTSFLRAEGIEDVFHLKGGILKYLETVPEEDSKWEGECFVFDQRVAVKHGLELGSYGQCFACRMPLTEEEMASDDYAPGISCPHCIHERGEEQRARYAERQRQQQLAKQRGETHVGASPKGAQNDTAKLSDGGWEANFPQGLSPDANSQRGGE
- a CDS encoding pirin family protein, producing MIELRPFNTLGAANHGWLDAYHHFSFASYHDPARVNWGNLRVWNDDAIAPGQGFPTHPHEDMEIITYVRKGAITHRDSMGNEGRTEAGDVQVMSAGNGVRHSEYNLEDEETTLFQIWIIPDERGGEPSWGAKAFPKGDRAGQFVPLATSTANDNDRAEGALPIRTDARVLGATIKAGESVTYTPKSADRHLYLVPAVGSVKVDDVTANARDGVAITQLESVTITALEDSEVVLVDAA
- a CDS encoding DoxX family protein; amino-acid sequence: MNTRMQNIFALIGRLLLAALFILAGVNKLTGMEGTVGYIASVGLPFPELVYFATVALEIGGGLLLAVGYKARYAAFALGIFTVLTAVIFHNDFSQQIEMTLFLKNLAIAGGMFAVAAFGPGNISVDRG
- a CDS encoding NAD(P)H-dependent oxidoreductase codes for the protein MSNILHISASIRGDESVSNALGTALVKGLAAKSGASVTTRDLSKNDVPFVSANRFEANLTPAEDRTPDQQDLAHFSDTLIAELMAADTIVIAAPIYNFGVPATVKAWADMVARAGTTFKYTENGPVGLLEGKKAFITVASGGTPVGSDMDFATSWLTFFLGFLGIKDVELIAADGIMGADGEAKIAAAHAKVAEVAA
- a CDS encoding LysR family transcriptional regulator, which produces MRLGDPTLDQLRIFLSVVEHGSFGGAARATNRAVSAISYGIAQLEAQLAVSLFEREGSRKPVLTEAGEGLLAEARSVTDRVDALLAKTRSLHAGLESDLGLVLDVMLPGEVTARVLGEFRRMFPTVALKLNIEGLGAVAECLLDDRAQVAIGGPVIGDHPSLERQHIGGVELLPVAAPDHPLAAKSIAPGESRKHLQLVLADRSDLTQGREFSVLSPLTWRLGDLSAKHSLLKEGLGWGNMPRAMVADDLKEGRLVELDLPEKPGDHYPLSALWRRDDRLGPAASWLIDAFRDGLAD
- a CDS encoding TlyA family RNA methyltransferase, with translation MTKHDQSSKKSAKAQKKARVDHLLVERELVESRTRAQALIMAGVVFVGEAKVEKPGQQVPSDAVLEVRGRDHPWVSRGGIKLAHAIEHFELDPTGVVAMDVGSSTGGFTDVLLTNGASHVFAVDSGTNQLAWKLRQDDRVTVYEQTSARILTADQIDKPVNWVVCDASFISLAKVLERPLELAQPQCRLVALIKPQFEVAREEVGKGGVVRDPALHARVCNEVREWLQGLAWDIEGIVESPIRGPQGNVEFLISAIRNA
- a CDS encoding STAS/SEC14 domain-containing protein, whose amino-acid sequence is MDTLDASFSVVPHIERREVHWTVEGLFDEPTSRALQKALFKASQPLIEDSEGFRVIADMRNFAVQPREIASIIEETQVGSANLGVRKMAVLYSSMLVKQQIRRVSKTMEIEFFHDRADALEWLRAN
- a CDS encoding branched-chain amino acid aminotransferase, whose product is MNFTRIPHPAPTHDNVRKAAIADPGFGTVFTDHMVTIDYDAAKGGWHSAKIGPREAISLDPAASVLHYAQEIFEGMKAFPHADGGLSLFRPEENARRFNASARRMAMPEIPEELFLDAVKLAVETDADWMPAVEGGSLYIRPFMFASEAFLGVRPATQYKFVVILVSSGNYFKNGVNPVKIWVSQDYVRAAPGGTGAAKTGGNYAASLVPQAEAIAQGCDQVVFLDAIEKKWVEELGGMNLFFIRSDGSVITPELTGTILPGITRDSLIAMLREEGLDVREEPYSIQQWREEAENGTLLETLACGTAAVVTPVGTVASPAGEFTIGTGGIGQMANKMRERLVDLQHGRVEDKHGWVTRI
- a CDS encoding glutathione S-transferase, encoding MSALPVLYSFRRCPYAMRARMALWIAGITVELREVKLANKPPQLAEASPKATVPVLVLEDGTVIDESIAIMRWALAQNDPEGWLDGDNAALINGNDGAFKHHLDRYKYPTRYTDDPDQGKVDHRTEGLAILQDLDMGLARHAQLCGAKRTLTDIALFPFIRQFANTNRDWFDEQPIPHIQAWLEDHLSSDLFKAVMPKFAPWEAGDDAIRFGP